In one Cervus elaphus chromosome 9, mCerEla1.1, whole genome shotgun sequence genomic region, the following are encoded:
- the LOC122699987 gene encoding 40S ribosomal protein S6, with product MKLNISFPATGCQKLIEVDDERKLRTFYEKRMATEVAADALGEEWKGYVVRISGGNDKQGFPMKQGVLTHGRVRLLLSKGHSCYRPRRTGERKRKSVRGCIVDANLSVLNLVIVKKGEKDIPGLTDTTVPRRLGPKRASRIRKLFNLSKEDDVRQYVVRKPLNKEGKKPRTKAPKIQRLVTPRVLQHKRRRIALKKQRTKKNKEEAAEYAKLLAKRMKEAKEKRQEQIAKRRRLSSLRASTSKSESSQK from the coding sequence ATGAAGCTGAACATCTCTTTCCCGGCCACTGGCTGCCAGAAGCTCATTGAAGTGGACGATGAACGAAAACTTCGTACCTTCTACGAGAAGCGCATGGCCACAGAAGTTGCTGCTGACGCTCTGGGTGAAGAATGGAAGGGTTATGTGGTCCGAATCAGTGGCGGGAACGATAAGCAGGGTTTCCCCATGAAGCAGGGTGTCTTGACCCATGGCCGAGTTCGCCTGCTACTGAGTAAGGGGCATTCCTGTTACAGACCAAGGAGGACTGGAGAGAGAAAGCGCAAATCTGTACGGGGTTGCATTGTGGATGCCAATCTGAGTGTTCTCAACTTGGTCATTGTgaaaaaaggggagaaggatATTCCTGGACTCACTGATACTACAGTGCCTCGTCGCCTGGGTCCCAAAAGAGCTAGCAGAATCCGCAAACTTTTCAATCTCTCTAAAGAAGATGACGTCCGCCAGTATGTTGTGCGAAAGCCCCTAAACAAAGAAGGTAAGAAACCTAGGACTAAAGCACCCAAGATTCAGCGTCTCGTGACTCCACGAGTTCTGCAACACAAACGCCGGCGTATTGCTCTGAAGAAACAGCGtactaagaaaaacaaagaagaggctGCAGAATATGCTAAACTTTTGGCCAAGAGAATGAAGGAGGCCAAAGAAAAACGGCAGGAACAGATTGCCAAGAGACGGAGGCTGTCCTCTCTGAGAGCTTCTACTTCTAAGTCTGAGTCCAGTCAAAAATGA